A section of the Rhodobacter sp. genome encodes:
- a CDS encoding acyl-CoA dehydrogenase family protein: protein MADRSYLNWPFFEARHRDWAAALDAWCARNLPVDHTDVDGACKALVADMGRAGWLKPTGTDAGEAFDLRMLCLSRETLARHDGLADFAFAMQGLGMGTISLFGTPAQRAWLERTRAGAAVSAFALTEPGSGSDVAATTMTAEKVAGGWRLNGEKTYISNGGIADLYVVFARTGEAPGAKGLSAFLLPADTPGFEIVDRIEVIAPHPLAHFRLTDAVLPEDALIGTAGRGFAQAMAVLDVFRPSVGAAALGFARRALDEALARVQARKVQGAPLSELQMVQGHIADMALGVDASALLIYRAAWTRDTGAPRITREAAMAKLHATETAQKVIDSAVQLFGGDGVRKGFMVESLYREIRALRIYEGASDVQRVVIARQVLGAAT from the coding sequence ATGGCGGATCGGTCCTATCTGAACTGGCCCTTTTTCGAGGCGCGCCACCGCGACTGGGCGGCGGCGCTGGATGCGTGGTGCGCGCGCAATCTGCCCGTGGATCACACGGATGTGGACGGCGCCTGCAAGGCGCTGGTCGCGGACATGGGCCGCGCGGGCTGGTTGAAGCCCACCGGCACGGACGCGGGCGAGGCCTTCGATCTGCGGATGCTGTGCCTCAGCCGCGAGACCCTGGCCCGGCATGACGGGCTGGCGGATTTCGCCTTTGCCATGCAGGGGCTGGGCATGGGCACGATCAGCCTGTTCGGCACGCCGGCGCAACGCGCCTGGCTGGAGCGCACCCGCGCCGGGGCGGCCGTTTCGGCCTTTGCGCTGACCGAGCCCGGGTCGGGCTCGGACGTGGCGGCGACGACGATGACCGCCGAAAAGGTCGCAGGCGGCTGGCGGCTCAACGGCGAGAAGACCTATATCTCGAACGGGGGGATCGCCGATCTCTATGTGGTCTTTGCCCGCACCGGCGAGGCCCCCGGCGCAAAGGGCCTGTCGGCCTTTCTGTTGCCCGCCGACACACCCGGCTTCGAGATCGTGGACCGCATCGAGGTGATCGCGCCGCACCCGCTGGCGCATTTCCGGCTGACCGACGCGGTTCTGCCCGAGGACGCGCTGATCGGCACCGCCGGGCGCGGGTTCGCGCAGGCGATGGCCGTGCTCGACGTGTTCCGCCCCTCGGTCGGGGCGGCCGCGCTGGGATTTGCCCGCCGCGCGCTGGACGAGGCGCTGGCGCGGGTCCAGGCGCGCAAGGTGCAGGGCGCGCCCTTGTCCGAGTTGCAGATGGTGCAGGGCCATATCGCCGACATGGCCTTGGGGGTCGATGCCTCGGCCCTGTTGATCTACCGCGCGGCCTGGACCCGCGACACCGGCGCGCCGCGCATCACCCGCGAGGCGGCGATGGCCAAGCTGCACGCGACCGAGACCGCCCAGAAGGTCATCGATTCCGCCGTGCAACTGTTTGGCGGCGACGGCGTGCGCAAGGGTTTCATGGTCGAGAGCCTCTATCGCGAGATCCGCGCCTTGCGGATCTATGAAGGGGCAAGCGACGTTCAGCGCGTGGTCATCGCGCGTCAAGTATTGGGAGCAGCGACATGA
- a CDS encoding RidA family protein, giving the protein MSAHEILHPKTWKATPGYANGVAARGRMVFLGGLIGWNAAQEFETDDFLGQVDQTLANIVAVLAEAGAGPEHLTRMTWYVTDKRAYLDSLKDLGRVYRKHLGRNFPAMALVQVVALVEDRAKVEIEATAVIPD; this is encoded by the coding sequence ATGAGTGCACACGAGATCCTTCATCCGAAGACCTGGAAAGCCACGCCGGGCTACGCGAACGGCGTCGCCGCGCGGGGGCGGATGGTCTTCCTGGGGGGGCTGATCGGCTGGAACGCCGCGCAGGAGTTCGAAACCGACGATTTCCTGGGCCAGGTCGATCAGACGCTGGCCAATATCGTCGCGGTTCTGGCCGAGGCCGGCGCCGGGCCCGAGCATCTGACCCGGATGACGTGGTATGTCACCGACAAGCGCGCCTATCTGGACAGTCTCAAGGATCTGGGGCGGGTCTATCGCAAACACCTGGGCCGGAATTTCCCGGCGATGGCGCTGGTGCAGGTGGTCGCCCTGGTCGAGGACCGCGCCAAGGTCGAGATCGAGGCAACGGCGGTGATCCCGGACTGA
- a CDS encoding benzoate-CoA ligase family protein, with amino-acid sequence MLGPSAHTDSFTRDNLPPAALWPEIRLGGFEYPERLNCAVELTDRLVEQGFGDHTALIGNGRARTYKELADWSNRIAHALVEDYGVKPGNRVLIRSANNPAMVACWLAATKAGAVVVNTMPMLRAGELAAIVDKAEISHALCDTRLMEELVACAKESRFLKTVVGFDGTANHDAELDRVALSKPVRFNAVATGRDDVALLGFTSGTTGAPKATMHFHRDILIIADGYAREVLGVTPDDVFVGSPPLAFTFGLGGLAVFPLRFGATAVLLENASPPNMIDIIQKHRATVCFTAPTAYRVMLKAMDEGADLTSLRAAVSAGETLPGPVYEEWMQKTGKPMLDGIGATEMLHIFLTNRFGDSFPACTGRPVTGYEARIVGEDMQDLADGEVGRLAVRGPTGCRYMADPERQQIYVRDGWNLTGDSFWRDDKGYFHFAARSDDMIISAGYNIAGPEVEAALLKHPAVLECAVIGTADPERGQIVEAHVVLVEGHSGDEALVKQLQDHVKSTIAPYKYPRRVVFTEALPKTQTGKIQRFRLRD; translated from the coding sequence ATGCTGGGACCCAGCGCACACACCGACAGTTTCACCCGCGACAACCTGCCTCCGGCCGCGCTGTGGCCCGAGATCCGGTTGGGCGGATTTGAGTATCCCGAACGACTGAACTGCGCCGTCGAACTGACGGACCGTCTGGTCGAGCAGGGCTTTGGCGACCATACCGCGCTGATCGGCAACGGCCGGGCGCGCACTTACAAGGAACTCGCCGACTGGTCGAACCGCATCGCCCACGCGCTGGTCGAGGACTATGGCGTCAAGCCCGGCAACCGCGTGTTGATCCGTTCGGCCAACAACCCGGCGATGGTGGCCTGCTGGCTGGCCGCGACCAAGGCGGGGGCGGTGGTGGTGAACACCATGCCGATGCTGCGCGCGGGCGAACTGGCGGCGATCGTGGACAAGGCCGAGATCAGCCACGCGCTGTGCGACACCCGCCTGATGGAGGAACTGGTCGCCTGCGCCAAGGAGTCGCGGTTCCTGAAAACCGTGGTCGGCTTTGACGGAACGGCGAACCACGACGCCGAGCTGGACCGGGTGGCGCTGTCGAAGCCGGTGCGCTTCAACGCGGTTGCGACGGGCCGCGACGACGTGGCGCTGTTGGGCTTCACCAGCGGCACCACGGGCGCGCCCAAGGCGACGATGCATTTTCACCGCGACATCCTGATCATCGCCGACGGCTATGCGCGCGAGGTTCTGGGGGTCACCCCCGACGACGTCTTCGTCGGCTCGCCGCCGCTGGCTTTCACCTTTGGCCTGGGCGGGCTGGCGGTCTTTCCGTTGCGCTTTGGCGCGACGGCGGTGCTGCTGGAGAACGCCTCGCCGCCCAACATGATCGACATCATCCAGAAGCATCGCGCGACGGTCTGCTTCACCGCGCCGACGGCTTACCGCGTCATGCTGAAAGCCATGGACGAGGGCGCCGACCTGACCTCGTTGCGGGCAGCGGTCAGCGCGGGGGAAACCCTGCCCGGGCCGGTCTACGAGGAGTGGATGCAAAAGACCGGCAAACCCATGCTGGACGGCATCGGCGCGACCGAGATGCTGCACATCTTCCTGACCAACCGCTTCGGCGACAGTTTCCCGGCCTGCACCGGCCGGCCCGTCACCGGCTACGAGGCGCGGATCGTCGGCGAGGACATGCAAGACCTGGCCGACGGCGAGGTCGGCCGACTGGCCGTGCGCGGCCCGACGGGGTGCCGCTACATGGCCGATCCCGAACGCCAGCAGATCTATGTGCGCGACGGCTGGAACCTGACGGGCGACAGTTTCTGGCGTGACGACAAGGGCTATTTCCACTTTGCCGCGCGGTCGGACGACATGATCATCTCGGCCGGCTACAACATCGCCGGCCCCGAGGTCGAGGCCGCGCTGCTCAAGCATCCCGCGGTTCTGGAATGCGCGGTGATCGGCACGGCCGATCCCGAACGGGGCCAGATCGTCGAGGCCCATGTCGTGCTGGTCGAGGGTCACAGCGGCGACGAGGCCCTGGTCAAGCAATTGCAAGACCACGTCAAATCGACGATCGCGCCCTACAAATACCCGCGCAGGGTGGTGTTTACCGAGGCCTTGCCAAAGACCCAGACCGGCAAGATCCAGCGGTTCCGGCTGCGCGACTGA
- a CDS encoding VanZ family protein, whose product MSDVDRIDARLAVLRDAGGPQVEPNAERRPVRDLVVSKLWLWRKIGLMLGVMITLLIAATSLSPIPTDRYMVGGLDKIYQALAFAALVFPLILTDARRWKWVVPLAVAYGGVIELIQPTIGRHAEWLDWGADVTGVLMGAALAELLHDRLRDRFFADSRDASDSAEDEAQRLEAMRAEMMDDLRQALREELSSITRIDAATAQHPVPDSRDEPAPDPGANLRPDAPPVVRH is encoded by the coding sequence ATGAGCGATGTGGACAGAATCGACGCGCGCCTGGCGGTGCTGCGCGACGCCGGCGGGCCCCAGGTGGAGCCGAACGCCGAGCGCCGCCCTGTGCGCGACCTGGTGGTGAGCAAGCTCTGGCTGTGGCGCAAGATCGGCTTGATGCTGGGGGTGATGATCACCCTGCTGATCGCCGCGACCTCGCTGTCGCCAATCCCGACCGACCGCTACATGGTCGGTGGACTCGACAAGATCTATCAGGCGCTCGCCTTTGCCGCGCTGGTGTTTCCGCTGATCCTGACCGATGCGCGGCGTTGGAAATGGGTGGTGCCGCTGGCGGTGGCCTATGGCGGCGTGATCGAGTTGATCCAGCCGACGATCGGGCGCCACGCCGAATGGCTGGACTGGGGCGCCGATGTCACAGGTGTTCTGATGGGCGCCGCGCTGGCCGAACTGCTGCATGACCGCCTGCGCGACCGGTTCTTTGCCGATAGCCGCGACGCAAGCGACAGCGCCGAGGACGAAGCCCAGCGCCTGGAGGCGATGCGCGCCGAGATGATGGACGACCTGCGCCAGGCCCTGCGCGAGGAACTGTCGTCGATCACCCGCATCGACGCGGCGACGGCGCAGCACCCTGTCCCGGACAGCCGGGACGAGCCCGCGCCCGATCCCGGCGCCAACCTGCGCCCCGACGCGCCGCCGGTGGTGCGGCACTGA
- a CDS encoding RNA polymerase factor sigma-32: MGFQDPHIRRYVRASMAEEILDAETETRLALAWRDQRDEAALHRLIQAYARLAVSFAGRFKRYDVPYEDLIQQGNLGLMRAAEKFDPTNGSRFSTYAAWWIRASMQDFVMRNWSLVRTGTNATQKKLFFHLRRAMQKHARDDDSDEPLSLRVARELSVSVDQVEAMMGRMAGPDLSLDAPQSADDEGRSWVETIEDEDAATETDVAEKLDGARRRSVLYSAVKQLPEREQRIVTARHLTDEPVTLSDLGEAMGISKERVRQLEERALARLTAIVRAAAPAGTV; encoded by the coding sequence ATGGGTTTCCAGGATCCGCATATCCGCCGCTACGTCCGCGCCTCGATGGCCGAGGAAATCCTCGACGCCGAGACCGAGACCCGCTTGGCCCTGGCCTGGCGCGACCAACGCGACGAAGCCGCGCTGCACCGGCTGATCCAGGCCTATGCGCGCCTGGCGGTGTCCTTTGCCGGCCGGTTCAAGCGGTATGACGTCCCCTATGAGGACCTGATCCAGCAAGGCAACCTGGGGCTGATGCGCGCGGCCGAGAAATTCGATCCGACCAACGGCTCGCGGTTTTCGACCTATGCCGCGTGGTGGATCCGGGCCTCGATGCAGGATTTCGTGATGCGCAACTGGTCGCTGGTGCGCACCGGCACCAATGCCACGCAGAAGAAGCTGTTCTTCCACCTGCGCCGGGCGATGCAGAAACACGCCCGGGACGACGACAGCGACGAACCGCTGTCCCTGCGCGTCGCGCGCGAACTGTCGGTGTCGGTCGATCAGGTCGAGGCGATGATGGGCCGCATGGCCGGGCCCGACCTGTCGCTTGACGCGCCGCAATCCGCGGATGACGAGGGGCGCTCGTGGGTCGAAACCATCGAGGACGAGGATGCCGCGACCGAAACCGACGTGGCCGAAAAGCTGGATGGCGCGCGCCGCCGGTCGGTTCTCTATTCCGCGGTGAAGCAACTGCCGGAACGCGAACAGCGCATCGTGACCGCCCGCCACCTGACCGACGAGCCCGTCACGCTGAGCGATCTGGGCGAGGCGATGGGCATCTCGAAGGAACGCGTGCGGCAGCTCGAAGAACGCGCGCTGGCCCGACTGACCGCCATCGTCCGCGCCGCGGCACCGGCGGGGACGGTGTGA
- a CDS encoding winged helix DNA-binding protein — MSDPAAIPPTPTPPLSQAGAASRAGEPPCHSAELLVHLARLVHGGETDTSLTPAQWTALRYFASANRFSRTPTAFSEFHATTKGTASQTVKSLIGLGLLQRRAHDSDGRSALIEVTEAGQDKLRRDPLADLTRCIRALPDARRREFLSTLTELGGALARMRTAPTFGKCGDCGHCDTSGGAGAYCRCTQEMLDGTEMQSICVDFAQGAPRLR, encoded by the coding sequence ATGAGTGACCCCGCCGCGATCCCCCCCACGCCCACGCCGCCCCTGTCCCAGGCAGGCGCCGCGTCACGGGCCGGGGAACCGCCCTGCCACTCGGCCGAATTGCTGGTGCATCTTGCGCGCCTGGTGCATGGCGGCGAGACCGACACCAGCCTGACACCCGCGCAATGGACCGCGCTGCGCTACTTTGCCAGTGCGAACCGCTTTTCGCGCACACCGACCGCGTTTTCCGAATTCCACGCCACGACCAAGGGCACGGCCTCGCAGACCGTGAAATCGCTGATCGGGCTGGGCCTGCTGCAACGGCGCGCGCATGACAGCGACGGCCGATCCGCCTTGATCGAGGTGACCGAGGCCGGACAGGACAAGCTGCGGCGCGATCCCCTGGCCGATCTGACGCGCTGCATCCGCGCCCTGCCCGACGCCCGGCGGCGCGAGTTCCTGTCCACCCTGACCGAGCTGGGCGGCGCGCTGGCGCGCATGCGCACGGCGCCGACCTTTGGCAAATGCGGCGATTGCGGGCATTGCGATACGTCGGGCGGCGCGGGGGCCTATTGCCGCTGCACGCAGGAGATGCTCGACGGGACCGAGATGCAGTCGATCTGCGTCGACTTTGCCCAAGGGGCGCCGCGGCTGCGCTGA
- a CDS encoding ornithine cyclodeaminase → MIPVLTQDTLEPLMDWLALTDAMAQGHRRPPAQIRDVLMARGDDRLLSRAAWIDGLGLGVKSVTINPGNAARGLPSVQGAMLVFDDETGSIEAVIDNAPITKWKTAGDSLLGARLLKRPDAHRLLIVGAGAVAASLIEAYRALIPGVEVTLWARRPAAAEALAAQYPGTRTATDLPAAVAQADIVATCTMAKTPVLLGDWLRPGQHIDLIGAFTPEMREADDTVLRRGRLFVDSRATTIAHIGELMIPMAAGVITESDVQGDFHDLVSGRAGRRSEDEITVFKNGGGAHLDLMTARFMLARWRAATG, encoded by the coding sequence ATGATCCCTGTCCTGACCCAAGATACCCTGGAACCGCTGATGGACTGGTTGGCGCTGACCGACGCCATGGCGCAGGGGCACCGCCGGCCCCCGGCGCAGATCCGCGACGTATTGATGGCCCGGGGCGACGACCGCCTGCTGTCGCGCGCGGCCTGGATCGATGGGCTGGGGCTGGGCGTGAAATCGGTCACCATCAACCCGGGCAATGCCGCGCGCGGTCTGCCCAGCGTGCAAGGGGCGATGCTGGTTTTCGATGACGAGACCGGCAGCATCGAGGCGGTCATCGACAACGCCCCCATCACCAAATGGAAGACCGCCGGCGATTCGCTTCTGGGCGCGCGGCTGCTGAAACGCCCTGACGCGCATCGCTTGCTGATCGTCGGCGCGGGCGCCGTCGCCGCATCGTTGATCGAGGCCTATCGCGCCCTTATCCCCGGGGTCGAGGTCACGCTCTGGGCGCGCCGCCCCGCGGCCGCCGAGGCCCTGGCCGCGCAGTATCCCGGCACCCGCACCGCGACCGACCTGCCTGCCGCCGTGGCCCAGGCCGATATCGTCGCAACCTGCACCATGGCGAAGACGCCCGTGCTGCTGGGCGACTGGCTGCGCCCCGGCCAGCACATCGACCTGATCGGCGCGTTCACCCCTGAGATGCGCGAGGCCGACGATACCGTGCTCAGGCGCGGTCGGCTGTTCGTGGACAGCCGCGCGACCACCATCGCCCATATTGGCGAGTTGATGATCCCGATGGCGGCGGGCGTCATCACCGAGAGCGATGTCCAGGGCGATTTCCACGACCTGGTATCGGGCCGCGCCGGGCGCCGGTCCGAGGACGAGATCACCGTCTTCAAGAATGGCGGCGGCGCGCATCTCGACCTGATGACCGCGCGGTTCATGCTGGCGCGCTGGCGCGCGGCGACGGGCTAG
- a CDS encoding NAD(P)-dependent oxidoreductase, which translates to MRYAFVGLGNLGGHLAASLAGAGFALTVHDRDDAHRARFDALGVTWADSAAEAARDADAVITCLPSPAVSEVVLAQILPAMRPGADWIETSTLGREEILRLAATAQAAGMGVLESPVTGGVHLAAQGQITVLVGGDEALFQRHSAALQAMGGRLFHMGPLGSAALIKVITNMLAFIHLVADGEALMLAKRGGLDLKTAWEAITASSGTSFVHETEGQLILNGSYDIAFTMDLALKDLGFAMRFGREFGVPLDLASMTEQTFLKGRAAYGGGAQSTQIVKLLEDVLGTDLRAEGFPARLT; encoded by the coding sequence ATGCGCTACGCCTTTGTCGGGCTGGGAAATCTGGGGGGGCACCTGGCCGCGTCGCTGGCCGGGGCGGGGTTCGCGCTGACGGTCCATGACCGCGATGACGCGCACCGCGCCCGCTTTGACGCGCTGGGTGTGACCTGGGCCGACAGCGCCGCCGAGGCCGCGCGCGATGCCGATGCCGTGATCACCTGCCTGCCGTCGCCCGCCGTCAGCGAGGTGGTCCTGGCGCAGATCCTGCCGGCGATGCGCCCGGGCGCCGACTGGATCGAGACCTCGACCCTGGGCCGCGAAGAGATCCTGCGCCTCGCCGCGACGGCGCAGGCGGCGGGCATGGGCGTGCTGGAAAGCCCGGTCACGGGTGGCGTGCATCTGGCCGCGCAGGGGCAGATCACCGTGCTGGTGGGGGGCGACGAGGCCCTGTTCCAGCGCCACAGCGCGGCGTTGCAGGCGATGGGCGGGCGGCTGTTCCACATGGGCCCGCTCGGATCGGCGGCGCTCATCAAGGTCATCACCAATATGCTGGCCTTCATTCATCTGGTCGCGGATGGCGAGGCGCTGATGCTGGCCAAACGCGGCGGGCTGGACCTGAAAACCGCGTGGGAGGCGATCACCGCGTCCTCGGGCACCAGTTTCGTGCACGAGACCGAGGGGCAGCTCATCCTCAACGGCAGCTACGACATCGCCTTCACGATGGATCTGGCGTTGAAGGACCTGGGCTTTGCGATGCGCTTCGGCCGCGAATTCGGCGTGCCGCTGGATCTGGCGTCGATGACCGAGCAGACCTTCCTCAAGGGCCGCGCGGCCTATGGCGGGGGCGCGCAATCGACGCAGATCGTCAAGCTGCTCGAGGATGTGCTGGGCACCGACCTCAGGGCCGAGGGGTTCCCCGCGCGCCTGACCTAG
- the surE gene encoding 5'/3'-nucleotidase SurE, translating into MRILVTNDDGINAPGLKVAEAIAAEIAGPQGEVWTVAPAFEQSGVAHKISYTHPMMIAKLGPRRYAAEGSPADCVLAGVYEVLDGARPDLILSGVNRGNNSAENVLYSGTLGAAMEAALQGLRAIALSQYLGPRTEEMSDMFEPAVAHGTAAVRALLERGLWDDNDYRLFYNVNFPPVPAADVKGLKVAAQGFRRHTAFGVEPHVSPSGRKFLWIKGGPQHLATLPGTDAAANLDGWISVTPMRADLTAHDALASLRDRLE; encoded by the coding sequence ATGCGCATTCTCGTGACCAATGACGACGGTATCAACGCCCCGGGGTTGAAGGTCGCCGAAGCCATCGCCGCCGAGATCGCCGGCCCCCAGGGCGAGGTCTGGACCGTTGCGCCGGCGTTCGAACAATCGGGCGTCGCGCACAAGATCAGCTATACGCACCCGATGATGATCGCCAAACTGGGCCCGCGCCGCTACGCGGCCGAGGGCAGCCCGGCCGATTGCGTTCTGGCGGGCGTCTACGAGGTGCTGGACGGCGCGCGGCCCGATCTGATCCTGTCAGGGGTGAACCGGGGCAACAACTCGGCCGAGAACGTGCTCTATTCCGGCACGCTGGGCGCCGCGATGGAGGCCGCGTTGCAGGGTCTGCGCGCCATCGCCCTGTCGCAATACCTGGGCCCCCGGACCGAGGAGATGTCCGACATGTTCGAACCCGCCGTGGCGCACGGCACCGCCGCGGTGCGGGCCCTGTTGGAGCGGGGCCTCTGGGACGACAACGACTATCGGCTGTTTTACAACGTCAACTTTCCGCCGGTGCCCGCGGCCGATGTCAAGGGCCTCAAGGTTGCCGCGCAAGGGTTCCGCCGCCACACCGCCTTCGGGGTCGAGCCGCATGTCTCGCCCTCGGGACGCAAGTTCCTGTGGATCAAGGGCGGGCCGCAGCATTTGGCCACCCTGCCCGGCACCGACGCGGCAGCCAACCTGGACGGCTGGATCTCGGTCACGCCGATGCGCGCCGATCTGACCGCGCACGATGCGCTGGCGTCCTTGCGGGATCGTCTGGAATGA
- a CDS encoding protein-L-isoaspartate(D-aspartate) O-methyltransferase: MTEAERAEQIMRFIYALRSKGVTDLAVLRAMERIDRGVFVRGIFAERAYEDTPLPIGCGQTISQPSVVALMTEALEVTPRDKVLEVGTGSGYQAAILSQLARRVYTVERHRALIATARAAFAALDLHNITAMAADGSFGLPEQAPFDRIIVTAAAEDPPGPLLAQLRPGGIMVVPVGQSDTVQHLIKVRKLENGYDYEELRPVRFVPLLEGMATD, from the coding sequence ATGACCGAGGCCGAGCGCGCCGAACAGATCATGCGCTTCATCTACGCGCTCAGGTCCAAGGGCGTGACCGACCTTGCCGTGCTGCGCGCGATGGAGCGGATCGACCGCGGCGTTTTCGTGCGCGGCATCTTTGCCGAACGGGCCTACGAGGACACGCCGCTGCCGATCGGCTGCGGCCAGACGATCAGCCAGCCGTCGGTCGTTGCGCTGATGACCGAGGCGCTCGAGGTCACACCGCGCGACAAGGTGCTCGAGGTCGGCACCGGCTCGGGCTATCAGGCGGCGATCCTCAGCCAGTTGGCGCGCCGGGTCTACACCGTCGAACGGCACCGCGCGCTGATCGCCACAGCGCGCGCGGCCTTTGCCGCGCTGGACCTGCACAACATCACCGCCATGGCCGCCGACGGCTCGTTCGGATTGCCCGAGCAGGCGCCGTTCGACCGCATCATCGTCACCGCGGCCGCCGAGGACCCGCCCGGTCCGCTGCTGGCGCAGTTGCGGCCGGGGGGTATCATGGTGGTGCCGGTGGGCCAATCGGATACCGTCCAGCACCTGATCAAGGTGCGCAAGCTCGAGAACGGTTACGATTACGAGGAACTGCGCCCGGTGCGCTTCGTGCCGCTGCTGGAAGGCATGGCCACCGACTGA
- a CDS encoding peptidoglycan DD-metalloendopeptidase family protein, producing the protein MRRGGLTVALMAGALTLSGCASMSTLDWDLRPSAGFSTSDAARAATAARPAPDARGVISYPGYQVVVAQRGERVADIASRLGLDPGALARHNAIGPDATLRGGELLVLPSRVSEPEGLSSGAITTTPLGPGATAPSVAEPVRHTVERGESAFTIARLYNVTPRALADWNGLPADMSVREGQILMIPVATQTIAQAAAGAPLNAAGVTAAETAPATTSQPGQGSPTPVPPSAATPLPASNPARSGETAGTTAATPPVADMGAQRTEGPRLAMPVQGRIIRAYAQGRNEGIGIGAPEGTDVHAAAAGTVAAITQDTDQVPIMVIRHENNLLTVYANIDNIRVARGDRVSRGQSIATVRHGDPSFLHFEVREGFDSVDPMPYLQ; encoded by the coding sequence ATGAGGCGCGGCGGGCTGACGGTCGCCCTGATGGCCGGAGCGTTGACGCTGTCGGGCTGTGCATCGATGTCGACCCTCGACTGGGACCTGCGGCCCTCGGCCGGGTTCTCGACCTCGGACGCGGCGCGCGCGGCCACGGCGGCGCGGCCCGCGCCCGACGCGCGCGGCGTGATCTCGTATCCGGGCTATCAGGTCGTGGTTGCCCAGCGAGGCGAACGTGTCGCCGATATTGCCAGCCGGCTGGGTCTGGACCCCGGCGCGCTGGCCCGCCACAACGCGATCGGCCCCGACGCGACGCTCAGGGGCGGCGAATTGCTGGTGCTGCCGTCGCGGGTCAGCGAACCCGAAGGCCTGTCGAGCGGCGCGATCACCACCACACCGCTGGGCCCCGGCGCGACCGCGCCCAGCGTGGCCGAACCCGTCCGCCACACCGTCGAACGCGGCGAAAGCGCCTTTACCATCGCCCGGCTCTACAATGTCACGCCGCGGGCGCTGGCCGACTGGAACGGCCTGCCCGCCGACATGAGCGTGCGCGAGGGCCAGATCCTGATGATCCCGGTGGCCACCCAGACGATCGCCCAGGCGGCGGCCGGGGCGCCGCTGAACGCGGCCGGGGTGACGGCGGCGGAAACCGCGCCCGCGACCACCTCGCAGCCGGGGCAAGGCTCGCCCACGCCGGTGCCGCCCTCGGCCGCGACGCCGCTGCCCGCGAGCAATCCCGCGCGCTCGGGGGAAACCGCCGGCACCACCGCCGCGACGCCGCCGGTGGCCGACATGGGCGCCCAGCGCACCGAGGGGCCGCGCCTGGCGATGCCGGTGCAGGGCCGCATCATTCGCGCCTATGCGCAGGGCCGCAACGAGGGGATCGGCATCGGCGCGCCCGAGGGCACCGATGTGCACGCCGCCGCCGCCGGAACGGTCGCGGCGATCACCCAGGACACCGACCAGGTGCCGATCATGGTGATCCGCCACGAGAACAACCTGCTGACGGTCTACGCCAACATCGACAACATCCGTGTCGCGCGCGGCGACCGGGTGTCGCGCGGGCAGAGCATCGCCACGGTGCGCCACGGCGACCCCAGCTTCCTGCATTTCGAGGTGCGCGAAGGTTTCGACAGCGTCGATCCGATGCCCTATCTGCAATAG